One Deltaproteobacteria bacterium DNA window includes the following coding sequences:
- a CDS encoding sigma-54-dependent Fis family transcriptional regulator, with translation MKPTRTVLIVEDEANMRRVLCALLERDGFGTIEAGDGDAALERLAREPVDAILTDLRMPKRNGLELLEAVRRAHPEIPVVVLTAHGTVGSAVEALKQGAFDYLTKPFDPDEIRQVMEKAVSTRRLASREVRLLADEDAEPLLCGPSQALAEVRHVIERVAPTPATVLITGESGTGKEIVARSLHRASLRNSGPFLKINCAAIPEGLLESELFGYERGAFTGAVGRKPGRFELADGGTLFLDEIGEMPLSAQPKLLRAIQEGRFYRVGGTETVHVDVRLVAATNRDLREEVRTGRFREDLFYRLHVVPIHLLPLRERPEDIPPLARLFLERFAARLKRPVTGIDPLAMDLLRAHSWPGNIRELENAIERATLLCDGATLTERDLPPEVRPVSQRPASSLEPTPLRERIRAATERIERDAILEALRMTEGNVTRAARKLGLSRRGLQLKMKELEIDRS, from the coding sequence ATGAAGCCGACCCGCACCGTGCTGATCGTCGAGGACGAGGCGAACATGCGGCGCGTGCTCTGCGCCCTGCTCGAGCGCGACGGATTCGGAACGATCGAGGCCGGCGACGGCGATGCCGCGCTCGAGCGGCTCGCGCGCGAGCCCGTCGACGCGATCCTCACCGATCTGCGCATGCCCAAGCGCAACGGGCTCGAGCTGCTCGAAGCGGTCCGTCGCGCGCATCCCGAGATCCCCGTCGTCGTGCTCACCGCGCACGGCACGGTGGGCAGCGCGGTCGAGGCCCTGAAGCAGGGCGCGTTCGACTACCTGACCAAGCCGTTCGACCCGGACGAGATCCGTCAGGTGATGGAGAAGGCCGTGAGCACGCGCCGGCTCGCCTCCCGCGAGGTGCGCCTGCTCGCCGACGAAGACGCGGAGCCGCTGCTCTGCGGTCCGAGCCAGGCGCTCGCCGAGGTGCGGCACGTGATCGAGCGGGTCGCGCCGACGCCCGCCACCGTGCTGATCACCGGCGAGAGCGGAACGGGCAAGGAGATCGTCGCGCGCAGCCTGCACCGCGCGAGCCTGCGCAACAGCGGGCCGTTCCTGAAGATCAACTGCGCAGCGATCCCCGAAGGACTTCTGGAGAGCGAGCTCTTCGGATACGAGCGCGGCGCGTTCACCGGCGCGGTCGGCCGCAAGCCGGGACGTTTCGAGCTGGCCGACGGGGGAACGCTCTTCCTGGACGAGATCGGAGAGATGCCGCTCTCCGCGCAGCCGAAGCTTCTGCGCGCGATCCAGGAGGGCAGGTTCTACCGCGTCGGAGGCACCGAGACGGTTCACGTCGACGTCCGCCTCGTGGCGGCGACCAACCGCGACCTTCGCGAAGAGGTCCGAACCGGCCGCTTCCGCGAGGATCTGTTCTATCGGCTGCACGTCGTGCCGATCCATCTCCTGCCGCTTCGCGAGCGCCCCGAGGACATCCCGCCGCTCGCGCGGCTCTTTCTGGAGCGTTTCGCGGCCCGGCTGAAGCGCCCCGTCACCGGCATCGATCCGCTGGCGATGGACCTGCTTCGCGCCCACTCCTGGCCCGGGAACATCCGCGAGCTCGAGAACGCGATCGAGCGAGCGACACTGCTCTGTGACGGCGCCACGCTGACCGAGCGCGACCTGCCGCCGGAAGTGCGACCCGTCTCGCAGCGCCCGGCCTCGAGCCTGGAGCCGACGCCGCTCCGCGAGCGGATCCGCGCGGCGACCGAGCGCATCGAGCGCGACGCGATCCTCGAGGCGTTGCGCATGACCGAGGGAAACGTCACGCGAGCCGCGCGCAAGCTCGGCCTGTCCAGGCGCGGCCTGCAGCTGAAGATGAAGGAGCTCGAGATCGATCGCTCCTAG